From Ptychodera flava strain L36383 chromosome 9, AS_Pfla_20210202, whole genome shotgun sequence:
ATTCACCGTAAAGTGTCGAAAAGAATCTATGGAGAGTAAGTCGTATGTTACTAAATTAAACATAAACCAATACATTTAAATATGCCTATAAAATATTATCCAAAATCACAGACCACAAAGGTCGTTGACGGTGTTCTAACGAACCAGATTACACAACACAATCGTGTGACCAACAATGATAAATGTgagttcaaaatatttgatgtttGTTATGTCACTTGCAGATGTCGCTACAGCAGGGCGGAATTGCGGCTTTTGGGGTAAATGAGCAGCAACAGGTGTCAAAACGCCCCCTATCGATCGTATGGAGAAAGCTTTTACCTGATTACACCACTGCAGCACGATACTTTTTCATACCAGGCCGTTGCACGTGGTCGCTGATTGCAAAACAATAGTTTCAGCTATTGTAGTAATATTCACTTAATGCAAGCATCTCATGTTCCCAACGTAAGAATCGAGGCTCGTATTTTAACAAGTAACAATTTTGAAGATCGGGGACAATGCATTTCATAGTCACTTGAACGTGAACCTCTTTCAGCCAGCAAAAGAGCTCACAAATCATTTATTTGTGTACTACAGGCATTCTCACCGATATTATTGAATTAGGACCCTGTTCCATTTTTGATACATGAAATACCGACCTAGGAGCCAACCTTGGCTCAAATATTTGTAGTGGCATTATAGCGCGCACGAATAACTTACTCTGTAGGTAAGAGCGGCCAATTTCCATATATTTTTGCATAAAGTACGATATCAGCGTTTTTTCTGCTCCATTCTGTCTATCGGCCTGGTTTTAGATATATTCTCTTAGTAGCGTTTCTGACACTTCGATGAAGAATAACATGAATGCACGTTGACATGAATTCTACAAATAAACACGTGAGTCTTTATTTTTGGACGTAAAATATGTAACTTGATGTAAATCTTAAGGTAGTTTTTTCCAAGAACGTTCCATTGGTTACCCTAACTATTTCACAGCAAATAAGCTTACCGTGTGCTTTTGGCAACAGTGACCAGTGAAAAATGTTTACCAGTGCAGAGGTTAATCATTAACTAAAATAACTAATGCAAGAACTCGTTGGAGTGTCATCCTCTATCTTTTTCGTGATGACAAATTAATTTCTACATctaacattttaaaatgaatctttGGTTTGCCGATAAGTATTATGCAaagttcaaatcaaaatataAGGTCACATTCACGGGAGAAATCCATGCTATATAATAAACCCAACCTCcacaaatgaaaaatacatcattaAATAATAGTTGCATCTACATAACACAAATTcctagaaaaataaaactaacttTCCTAGTTAATTAAAAAAACTAGATTATTCATTGCTTAGGAGGATGGGTTAGTAATCGAATGAGAGAGCTTTGCCCGACTTAATCCAAGCGCTCCTCGCTAGAACAAACACTAATGTAGCAAATATCTAGTTTCAAAACCTTTCGATGTTGACTGCAGAACCGGACCAGCCTGTAGTTCTTGATCTCGTTGAAAATCGTTGTAATCCTCGATACGAGAGATTTCCACACGAGATTTCGATATTATCAACCTAAAAACAAATGTTGTACATCTTAGAAAGTATTTATGTAAGGAAGATTAGCTTTTCAGTCCGTCAAAGACGGATGTTTTACTTTTCTGGTTTTCTCTAGGTTGCTGTCTCATATTGCAGAGGTTCTTGGGGTGTTGCCTGGTCTTTCGGTGTGACCTCTGACGTTGACAGCGAACTTTTTCTCTTCCCTTGATCTGTAATGATGAAACGAAAAAAAAGGTCACCAAATTTGAGTGAAGTCTAAAAGGACAGTTTTGAACTATTTGGGGTCCATTTATGGCGATCATACTGAACGGTGGAATAAATCAACACGTTACTTTGTCCCTTGCTGTCCATcatgtgaatttgtctacattCGGACGAAAGTGGTGATAACTTCATGCTGTCAGTTACAACTTTTTCTATCCTATACTGAAAATCAGGCAAACTGAAAATATCTTTCGTCTCATGTCATTATCCCCCTTACATTCCAAATCGTATCGCAAATGAAGAAATAGATCAATAGAACTACAAAACTCACTAGTGAAACATGACCTTTCAGAAATAAGGTTCTCGGATCGTCTTAATTTTCCGAGACACTCAGaatacaatttcaaaatatgtctTTTATATTGATGGGCGTcttatattttttcatatagGAAAGATGATGTATTTCCAATCTTTGCAGAGGTCATAATTGGTGAAATAGAagatatcatgaaaatttaagtttttgttGCTAAATCTCGCGAGATTACCTCGTTAAAAGGGTCGGTTTGCTTGAACTAGGTTAGTTTGGTTTAGTTTACTTTTATTATTCTACATCAATGTAACCATTCATGGatttttcattcataaataaaAACACATGAATAAAAGTGTATAAAGATACATTGAAATAAAGAATATCATTGAGGTTAGATATGTCAGAGAATCAAAAGTTAAAGTAGTTGAAAACAGTTCTGATtagacttttttgtttttcttaatTAACATTAAGActtaaaatttgtttgaaattccATTCACGCCCTTTATAATGTGTGAATGTTTAGCaaattgctgttgttgtttcGTATAATAAGTTAGAATAGATATTATGCCGACAGAGGTGTGTCTGATTTTTTTCTCCGGGATTTGCTACTGCCATGCTCGATAATTAAATAAAACGAACCAATGCCAACCAGAAGGCGCGAATGATAGGTTTCCATATtatcatcagaaattccatGTTTAAATTATTGCTTGCAAAGATATTTTCTGAGGAGATCACTTCATTTGTAACGCGTTACTGCGTTACCGAGTCGATTCCAGACTGGTGGAGAAGCACAGCCAGTTTTGGAAATTGTTGACAAAGGCGTGATATAACctttatatatcatgaaataaattccATTATTTTACTCATGATTAAGTTCCCACGGTCCAATAGTCTTTTTAAAAGCAGTGTTACCGATATCCGTTATTGATTACGTTTCATTTCATGCCGGTTGTGTTTGGTAATAGTGACAACCAATAGATTATTAGTCCATcgatataataaatctaactatTATTATTCATTGTTTATCATAACATGTAGAAGTGCCGTATTATTAGTGCACGCGAGAATGGTACGCCTTATCTGCATTGAAACAacagaggagagagagagagagagagagagagagagagagagagagagagagagagagagagagagagagaaaagggataaaggggaaaatattaaaCTCACCCCGTTCTTTCCTTGATTTTCTATTGGCAGATCGGCTGGCTCCGTCTTTGCTGGATTTTGACGTCTGTTGTGTTACCTCACATGCATGGACAGAATTGCCTTGCTTTTTGTCCTCGTGTTCGTCAGTGCGTAGTTTGTCTTAGAAAATACAATGAGCAAAGATATTATCCAACAAGAGTCTCAAAACTCGAACTATTTACTTTCAAAAACCATGCAGTGTAAATGCACTGAAGCTCGCTATTGTACATAATCGAATTCTTTACAGAACTTCGGAAGGACCGCTCGGTGAATTATTGTGTTGCACCGTGATTCCACACCAAATGAACAAAGTAAGTTATAACTGTATCATTTTTGCGTTTTTCACCGTTTGAAATCAAGTGCAACTTATGTGAAAATGCTTACCAAATTTTGACCACAGAACGTTGTATAAACATTGGCGAGGAACGCAATTCTTGGATTTTAACAACTGAATACTAGTAatatttgagttgcaactcaaatatggccaccGCATTTACATACCTATAAGCGAGTGAATCAACCAAATCCGGCAGCAAGGATTGAAAAGCTGACACTTTCAAAGACAAAAGGCTTAATAACAGCAATCCAAAACATCTGTCTCAAGATTTGGTGGCTATTtcttatgaagtaaatgcaaattGATAAGCTAATGAGGCTTTAAAAAAGTCGTTTGAACAGCAGAGCACAACACTGCAAGCAATCTGCTATGATATTATTCTCACACAAGGAACACACCACACCTTTGACGTCAATGCGTAGTTTCTGCATCTCATCCTTCAAGGTTTTGAAGTCCACGCTGATGACGAATTTATCGCTGACAGAGGGCGTCAAGGCGGGTAATCCATCAGCCGTGCTGTcaagactgtaaatcaacaagTATAAATATAACAAACATCTAAATACCAAAATTATCTAATAACCTTCAACTACACTGTATGATTGTCTGACAAACTCATCCACTGAATAGTTATTTCAAGAAGTCGGGTACTAGATATCACTCAATTAGGTGCCGCACAAACAGgtttaaaaaatacttttgtgcCCTCAGCAAACAGTATTCTTAACCAATTTCTACCAGGTGAATATCTCATAGCGGAGACGGCTACTGCcattattttaaatttactgTTGCTGATCGACAAAGTGCTGTGTTTGTTATCTGGAACTGTGCCTTTAATCTTTGTGATCAGTAGTACCTTGTATTTTATCTATCGTTATTTTTTTGTCAACACCATGCTCTGCACTATATGCATTTCCATTTTATATCAAGTTGGattaataaaatacaatagTAATATCAGATGCACCGAAGAAATTACGGctattgtaatattacaaaatcAGTTATAAGCTGATAAACCCACTACTATCTTACTTTTAATTTCAATGTTATTATTGCCATGTATGCCCGTAACCTAATGCTGAGAAACCACGTATTGCCGTTAAACACCATTACAAATTatgtatatatttgtccactaCATAATTGGCAGGTCATTTACAGCTagagcaaattgactaacttGATAGACATTTCAATGAGAAACAAAAGGTTAACACCATGAAAGTACTCAACGTCAACAAGAACTAATCAAAAAATAAACAGGGATGAGAACTGCCCCTTTACCCAAAACTGCGGACCGTCTTGTGTTTTGCTTATTGCATTGTTTGTAAAGTAACTGTGCTTGGTTTGACGTTGTCATCAAAGTATACGTGTCCGTATATGCGTCACGGTGAGATGCCAGACAAGTACAGATGACTATCAGCCTGCAGTGATCTTGATCGGACTTTGCCTGTATCTTTATGGCATACAGGCATCCAATGAAATGACCCGAACAAcgcttttcatgtttttgtatGACCTGCATTCCTATAGCTTTGAAGTGAAATTGGGCTGAACTTTGTTAAGGCAAAGTCACTAATCTCCTTTATCCGATCAAATGTCTCGTCCACTTGAAAAGGATTAGGCAAAGGGCTGGGAAAGTTGGTGACCTCTGTTATGCTATTCACACAAGAAACAGTACGGTACCGGGAGGTCTTCGATACGGTCAAAAAGGATTGAGGGCAAGTCTTTGACACCAAAACGCATTAGATAAGTGGTGAAAGGATAAGAGAGGCAACAAAGtgacaatgtatgtatgtatgtatgtatgtatgtatgtatgtatgtatgtatgtatgtatgtatgtatgtatgtatgtatgtatgtatgtatgtatatatatatatatatatatatatatatatatatatatatatatatatatatatatatatatatatattttaaatgtaAGCAATGCACTCCAAATTAGCCGGGTCCGTAGATCCGTAGTTAAACGGGCCACAGTAATCAACGAGAGGGTTAAAGGAACAAATGACAACTTACGTGTCTTCCAGGGACTTGGTGTTCTGTAAGAGaaagaaaggtaatttactaaaTCCTTAGTTGTTGTCCATTTTCTATATATACAGAACACTCGTCTTGATCATATGCCACCGCACATTTGTAACGATCATTATGAAGTCTCGACCAGTTGACCCCCTGTAAGTGTTTCTATTGTCGTTATGAATGAAGCAACAATGAAACTTGATCTATCTTCAGTTTTTCACCCATACCAATGAAGAGAGCGGTGACCTGTTTTCCACCCACAATGCAGTTTGACTCCAACCAACAACATTCCCCAAGATTCATTTCAAGTgctctttgaaaatgaaagtttgacATTCTTCCTCAAACCTGGCTCTGGAAACAATATACCATTCTCTTTGATAATTGAGAACACATATCATCGGTATACATTCGGTATACATAAGTACCATGCAGTCACTCTTCTAGCCTTTTATCACGTGTTTCTCTATCCAACGGGGTAAGTGAATTTTTACACAGGGAAATGTAAATGGGTAATGGTTTAAACTGATATAATTACCTATAATTTTGAACACCGGACAACTAAAGCAATATCCACCAAACGATGTGTCGCTGCAAGTGTAGATCTGTACAATATTTGTGATGCAACTCAAacatgacattgacctatttacCTTAATGAATTCTTTCTGTTTCATACTTTCCATGGCACCCTTGACTTTATTCTCAGATCGTTTTGCTTCTTCCAAAGCCTTGGTGTACACCACCACCTGTCGACGTAGCTGGGTCGTCAGGTCGTTCTTGCTTTTGTCGATGTCAGTTATCATGACCTTCCGTTTCTGCTCTAATAAAGACATGAGTGAGTCGCACTCTTTGGATATCGTTGCTTTCAGCTTGGTGCAATTTTTCTGTACACAAGAAAAGAGAACCAACGTTTAGAGAGGTGATCACGTGATCTTCTGGTCTGGTTGTCACACTTTAGGCGTGAATCAAGAAAACAACATGCGATTCTTAAATCCCCGGCCAGTAGGCCTCCCGAGTGGGCTGTAATTAAGCTGAGGATAAAGACAGCTTATAAAACACTTAATCAATGAGCTTTAGATAAAAGGAGATGATTTAATATCTCGTGCCAAAGCTATCCTCTTTATTTGTTACGCATTTAGTGGAGAAATGCgattaaaattaacaaaaacgaaAGTAGGCCGAGCCCAAGTCTCTCTTACCATTATGTTTGGTCTTTTGTCACGGTGAGAAAAGCTGGTGTGAAGTAACGGTTTAAGGAACCGAATTGTATAACTACTTTATCAACATTGTAATATGACAAGTTGCATAACTGCAGTTTGCAGTAAGAAGCAGACGATCAGATGTGGTTgtatgatttttctcatttgtttATAAAATAATGTTCACGTCAGTTCGATCTGCCAACATTCATGTCTATATAGGGCTGGCTATGCCTTATGGATTACTCCTTGCAGACAGTAAACAATCTACCTCGTCTTTATACTTTAATCTAAATCTGGCAACAAAGTCTGTTCAGAGGTAATGCCGGAAAAGCAATAAGAACTATTGCTAAGGATATTTTTTAAATACCTAGCGCGTAATTATGCATAATCCAGAAAGTCTAAACATGCACTTGATGTTGAACCGTATACAGCAGTCGTTGAATTAGTCGATGACTTGTCTGAGTTGAGAACATGATCGCGTGGTGTTGCTCTCTCGATCTCTCCGTCTCGACCTCTTTGTTTGTTTAGTAAAGCAGAAATAACGAGCTACTTTAGgttttgtctttgaaaaaaataagtcGTACACATCACCCTCATCCGAAGCCTTTGTGATCGATTATAATTGTAGATGTCTCCAAGATGTGTGGTTTTGTGACGTCTCTCTCAGAAAAGTGAGGTGTTTCACACTCAAACTGCCTTTATCTATCGATCCATGAACTGCCGTTGCCTTAGAGGGCACACAACTATCTTTGTACAATGGTTCTGACGACGTCGACACGGTAGGGGCTCTGTACAATGCGTTAGAGACAAGGACACAACGAGAAAAAAAGGCCAGGGTACAACTTACATTCCAAACATCCTAAAGCAATGATATGCTCTCATGAAGAATTATCTCATTCGTGGAAGGAAATTTAATCTTTTGTACTTATAGTAATGGATATAATTTTTAGTATTATATTGTGTTTGTGGAAAGTTCACGATTTATCATTCAAGTTTAAGCTACTCCAAGTTTCATTTCAATGTTAACCAGATGGTGACTATACAGAATATGTAccctttttaaaaacatttgacGAGATAACCGcgaaaattataaattttatgTCGATTCTGCAAAGAAACCCAGATCTAGAATGATCATTCGGATCAGCTTCATAACAGGACATGGAGAAAGTGCATTCATCGTGCCTTtgataaaatacataaaatttccTTACCTccactgtttcacatttttcttcCAGCGATTTTATGAAACGCTCCAACTCTTTGATCTTCTCGACCAGGGCGGCCATGTGACTCATAACACTGCCCTGCGTCAAAGAGACAGATAAACAAACTCGTCACGGCATCACCTTACATGACCTCAATACATTTATTTCTCGTCGCCATTGTCCATACAGACAACAGGGAATGTTAGTTGAAAGGGGGGCTCCAAAACAGGATACGGAATATCATGGCGACCAGAGGAAGAGGTGAACAGAGTGTGTATATTCAGTATCGCCCGCTCGATGAGATACCGAGTCGATGCCTACTTACTATTGTATAGCCATCGTTTGTGACGATACAAATGCCTGTTCCGTTACGGTCTGACGTATTTTTAAAGACCGTTGTTTCGTTAGAGCTGCGATGCCACCATACAAAAAACGGCCGCAATATCGTCAAAACTAAAAGACACATTTCAAACGATATGCCGCGTTCACACGAGCGAAGGGCTTCGGATAAATGGTCACTATATAGTTTACTTCATTGGCGGTTTCGTGGTTGTCCTCCTAGCCGAAAGAGAACATTCAAAAAGACAAACGACACGTATGAATAGCATAGGCTGTCCCAGGGAAAGAGCTTTTGGTCAAAAGCTGTCATACAATTGAAAGAACAAACAGTAAGGGGTGGGTGGGTGAGCACGGTCTAATAGAAACCTTTCTTTTTTGTGTGCAGTATACATTTCCTTCTCAAGTTTACCTACCTTCCTTCTCATGTAAGACACACTGAGCGTGGAGTACGGATCTTCCATGTCTGGCAAGTCCATAGAATTGCTACGATTTAGTTTTCGGATCCTATCGCAGAGGCTCTGCAGTCGGAAATTGCGAGGAAGGGCATCAATCCCGCGTTCGTCCAGGACGATTTCAGCGCGGCACTCCGGACAGAAAAATCTACCTGTAGCGTGCTTCTTGGACGCCGCCTGTTTCTGCAAGGCCAAGCAGCATTTCCGACATAGATCGTGTCCGCAGAGCAACATGACCGGGTCTTCGAAAACTTCTGCGCAGACACAGCACGTCAAATCGTCTTCTAAGAGTTCTCTTTCTGTAGCGCCATTGTTTTGGGTCCTCCTGAGAAAAGTTTTGACTTCGAAAAAAATTACTCTGATCAGGAGTGTTTTTCAATCTCTCTTGAAGCGGGATAATACACCAAAACACCTATGGCCGTTTCAGTCTTTCTTCACTGTGGCCTACCAGGTTGATTTCCAACAGCCAAACAGAGCCTGTCTCCTACAGGTTTATCCCAGTACGATGATTTCAAATGAATCTATGCGTAATTCCGGCCGCCAACCACGACCAACGGAACCTGCAGCGTGGCATAATCATCCGATGATTTCGGACAAGTGAGAAAGCAAACCTTCCGCCATTACGGTGTCAAACCCTATGAGCAGAAACTTGAATAGGCACTATTTGCGAGCACAAAAGATGGCggccctgaaaccggggtttatgATTTCATGAATAAATCGAACCGGGTCAACAAAAGCGTATGGCGTAAAAAAGAAGTGGAGGTTTCCGCACGTGACCAGAATAAGCGATCGTAAAAGTACAACAACCATTGAACGACGGAATTGATGTAGGCCACGTAAGAAGTTGATCGAAGGGTGGCGATTGAGCGTGACAAATATGGaaaatatttgttgattttcGATATGGATTTCTATGAATACATTAAGTTCCAAAAATAAATCGACGATGAGGAGACAAACAACCATGGACTGAAAAAGGACTCGGGTGTGATGGCGCTGTTCTGGTAacttacaaatttaaatttgtagttTGATTGTCCTCCATTTCGGACCCGTCCTGACACAAGGCTGATATTGTGTAAGGCCATTCAATCGGTTTGACCTGCAACTATGGCGTTATTTACATCTAATTGAACTGCGCGATTCAAGGTGatctttttttataaatttacaattatcGCAGAATGAGATTCTAATCATGTCCTAGCGACCGTGTGTCCAGTCGGAACACGAACTGTAATCAGCACTCCGGTAATTGGCTGTCATCGACAGGACTGCCGACCAGATTACTTTTCATCGTTACAGACGCCGAAATACTGATATTTTACGCATTGGTACACTTTCGTTGTCAACGCACTCGGCGACTCCATCAAGTCGCACGCATCATCCGTGAAATAAGAGTCTCCTGTTTGCTTTCAGTCAAACATGTATTGCGTCTGCATCACCAGATTCAATGATAAGCCTCGGAGAAAAATCTGTATAAATTGTGATCGAGTGCATGTTTCTTTGCGGTTGTGTAATGCCCCCTCCCCCGGTCAGTATCGTGGTCTGTCCGTCGGTCTGACCTTCTTGGATACAAAGCAGGTAAATAAGTATTAAACGAGCGGTGCTAGTGTTACGAGCCAAGTACAAAGGATGTCAAACTGTTTTGCTCGTAGGAATGTGTACAGGGAGGTCGTTAATTTAATGGGAATTGTCGTCTGACAAGTGCATTGCAGATACGTTGACAGGGGACGTCTCAAAGAGACAGGCGCAGATTCGAGCAAACATACTTTAATAGACGGAGACAAGTGTATGTACAGAAAGAGAGGGGACACGGGTAAACATGATGAAAAGGAGTTAAGAGACAGTCTCATACTAGAACAAATTCATAGGTACCAAGGCACTTTAATGGAGAGtggtattttgtatatttgtcgTTTTGACCTGACAAGCAAAAAACTTGCAGAACATGATAGCATTCCACATACGTCTGTTCAAGGACCAAGTCCAAATAA
This genomic window contains:
- the LOC139140137 gene encoding tripartite motif-containing protein 55-like, with the protein product MLLCGHDLCRKCCLALQKQAASKKHATGRFFCPECRAEIVLDERGIDALPRNFRLQSLCDRIRKLNRSNSMDLPDMEDPYSTLSVSYMRRKGSVMSHMAALVEKIKELERFIKSLEEKCETVEKNCTKLKATISKECDSLMSLLEQKRKVMITDIDKSKNDLTTQLRRQVVVYTKALEEAKRSENKVKGAMESMKQKEFIKNTKSLEDTLDSTADGLPALTPSVSDKFVISVDFKTLKDEMQKLRIDVKDKLRTDEHEDKKQGNSVHACEVTQQTSKSSKDGASRSANRKSRKERDQGKRKSSLSTSEVTPKDQATPQEPLQYETAT